In one window of Streptomyces sp. FXJ1.172 DNA:
- a CDS encoding M4 family metallopeptidase, which yields MRPHRPVPHRGRKSATVGAALISTAAFLAVGIQASPASAKPAAAHPGPLRTGSLEARLSPAQHQALMKSARLQTGATARSLGLGAQEKLVVKDVVKDNDGTVHTRYERTYAGLPVLGGDLIVHTPPASLAVGTVSATYNNKHRIKVASTTATFTKSAAENKALKAAKALDAKKATTDSARKVIWAGTGTPKLAWETVVGGFQDDGTPSQLHVITDATTGKELYRYQGIKTGTGNTHYSGQVTLTTTQSGSTYTLTDGTRGGHKTYNLNHGSSGTGTLFSQSNDTWGDGTTSNAATAGADAAYGAQETWDFYKNTFGRSGIKNDGVGAYSRVHYGNAYVNAFWDDSCFCMTYGDGSANNDPLTSLDVAGHEMSHGVTANTAGLDYTGESGGLNEATSDIMGTGVEFYANNSSDPGDYLIGEKININGNGTPLRYMDKPSKDGSSADSWYSGVGGLDVHYSSGPANHMFYLLSEGSGTKVINGVTYNSPTSDNVAVTGIGRAAALQIWYKALTTYMTSSTDYAGARTAALNAAAALYGANSTQYAGVGNAFAGINVGSHITPPGSGVTVTSPGNQTSTAGTAVSLQVQASSTNSGALTYSASGLPSGLSIDSSTGLIAGTPTTAGTYNTTVTVTDSTGATGTATFTWTVNSSGGGGGCTSTQLLANPGFESGSSGWSATSGVITTDTGEAAHGGSYKAWLDGYGSSHTDTLSQSVTIPAGCKATLTFYLHIDTAETTTGTQYDKLTVTAGSKTLATYSNLNAASGYSQKSFDLSSLAGSTVTLKFNGVEDSSLQTSFVVDDTALTTG from the coding sequence GTGAGACCCCACAGACCCGTTCCCCACAGAGGTCGCAAGAGCGCCACGGTCGGAGCCGCCCTGATCTCCACCGCAGCCTTCCTTGCCGTAGGCATCCAGGCTTCCCCGGCGAGCGCCAAGCCCGCCGCTGCCCACCCCGGCCCGCTGCGCACCGGCAGCCTGGAGGCGAGGCTCAGCCCGGCCCAGCACCAGGCGCTGATGAAGAGCGCCCGCCTGCAGACCGGCGCCACCGCCCGCAGCCTCGGGCTCGGCGCGCAGGAGAAGCTGGTCGTCAAGGACGTCGTCAAGGACAACGACGGCACCGTGCACACCCGCTACGAGCGCACCTACGCGGGCCTGCCCGTCCTCGGCGGTGACCTGATCGTGCACACCCCGCCCGCCTCCCTGGCCGTGGGCACCGTGAGCGCCACCTACAACAACAAGCACAGGATCAAGGTCGCCTCCACCACCGCGACCTTCACCAAGTCGGCCGCCGAGAACAAGGCGCTCAAGGCCGCCAAGGCGCTCGACGCCAAGAAGGCCACCACCGACAGCGCCCGCAAAGTGATCTGGGCCGGCACCGGCACCCCGAAGCTCGCCTGGGAAACGGTGGTCGGCGGCTTCCAGGACGACGGCACGCCCAGCCAGCTGCACGTCATCACCGACGCCACCACCGGCAAGGAGCTGTACCGGTACCAGGGGATCAAGACCGGCACCGGCAACACCCATTACAGCGGGCAGGTCACGCTGACCACGACCCAGTCGGGCTCGACGTACACGCTGACCGACGGGACGCGCGGCGGTCACAAGACGTACAACCTGAACCACGGCAGCTCGGGCACCGGAACGCTGTTCTCGCAGTCCAACGACACCTGGGGCGACGGCACCACGTCCAACGCGGCCACCGCGGGCGCCGACGCCGCCTACGGGGCGCAGGAGACCTGGGACTTCTACAAGAACACCTTCGGCCGCAGCGGCATCAAGAACGACGGCGTCGGCGCGTACTCCCGCGTGCACTACGGAAACGCGTACGTGAACGCGTTCTGGGACGACAGCTGCTTCTGCATGACCTACGGCGACGGCTCCGCCAACAACGACCCGCTGACCTCGCTCGACGTGGCCGGGCACGAGATGAGCCACGGCGTCACCGCCAACACCGCGGGCCTGGACTACACCGGTGAGTCCGGCGGCCTGAACGAGGCGACCAGCGACATCATGGGCACCGGCGTGGAGTTCTACGCCAACAACAGCTCGGACCCCGGTGACTACCTCATCGGCGAGAAGATCAACATCAACGGCAACGGCACCCCGCTGCGCTACATGGACAAGCCCAGCAAGGACGGCAGTTCCGCCGACTCCTGGTACTCGGGCGTCGGCGGCCTCGACGTGCACTACTCCTCGGGTCCGGCGAACCACATGTTCTACCTGCTGTCCGAGGGCAGCGGCACGAAGGTCATCAACGGCGTGACCTACAACAGCCCGACCTCCGACAACGTCGCCGTCACCGGCATCGGCCGGGCCGCCGCCCTGCAGATCTGGTACAAGGCCCTGACGACGTACATGACGTCGAGCACCGACTACGCCGGCGCCCGCACCGCCGCCCTGAACGCGGCGGCCGCCCTGTACGGCGCCAACTCCACGCAGTACGCGGGAGTCGGCAACGCCTTCGCCGGCATCAACGTCGGCAGCCACATCACCCCGCCCGGCAGCGGAGTGACCGTCACCAGCCCCGGCAACCAGACCTCGACCGCCGGTACGGCCGTCAGTCTGCAGGTCCAGGCGAGCAGCACCAACAGCGGTGCCCTGACCTACAGCGCCTCCGGGCTGCCCTCGGGCCTGTCGATCGACAGCTCGACCGGCCTGATCGCCGGCACGCCCACCACCGCGGGTACCTACAACACCACGGTGACCGTGACCGACTCCACCGGGGCGACCGGCACCGCGACCTTCACGTGGACGGTCAACTCCAGTGGTGGTGGCGGCGGTTGCACCTCGACCCAGCTGCTGGCCAACCCCGGCTTCGAGTCGGGGAGCAGCGGCTGGAGCGCCACCAGCGGGGTCATCACCACCGACACCGGTGAGGCGGCCCACGGCGGCTCCTACAAGGCCTGGCTGGACGGGTACGGCTCCTCGCACACCGACACCCTGTCCCAGTCGGTGACGATCCCCGCGGGCTGCAAGGCCACCCTGACCTTCTACCTGCACATCGACACCGCCGAGACCACCACCGGCACCCAGTACGACAAGCTGACGGTGACCGCCGGCTCGAAGACCCTTGCGACCTACTCGAACCTCAACGCGGCCTCCGGCTACAGCCAGAAGTCCTTCGACCTGTCCTCCCTGGCGGGCTCGACGGTCACGCTGAAGTTCAACGGCGTGGAGGACTCCTCGCTGCAGACCAGCTTCGTCGTGGACGACACCGCCCTGACGACCGGCTGA
- a CDS encoding dienelactone hydrolase family protein, which yields MTELQRTDLDIQTEDGVADAYLVHPADGNPRPGVLFYQDAYGLRPHLKKMADRLAAAGYAVLVPNVTYRLGRAPVVELPEFIDPGADPTIWKKLGPIVFSLTPELIGRDSAAYLRWMADSPLVADGPVGITGYCMGARLALWTAAAHPDRVAAAAGFHGGGLATDDPTSPHLGAPRITAEVYCGHADNDHSLPPEQIERFEKALTDAGVRHTCEVYPGAQHGYTQADTPSYDREADERHWAALLGLLERTF from the coding sequence ATGACCGAACTGCAGCGAACCGACCTCGACATCCAGACCGAGGACGGCGTAGCCGACGCCTACCTCGTCCACCCCGCGGACGGGAACCCCCGTCCGGGGGTGCTGTTCTACCAGGACGCCTACGGCCTGCGCCCGCACCTCAAGAAGATGGCGGACCGGCTGGCCGCCGCCGGCTACGCGGTGCTGGTGCCGAACGTGACCTACCGCCTCGGCCGGGCCCCGGTCGTCGAGCTGCCCGAGTTCATCGACCCGGGCGCCGACCCGACCATCTGGAAGAAGCTCGGCCCGATCGTGTTCTCGCTCACCCCGGAGCTGATCGGGCGGGACTCCGCCGCCTATCTGCGCTGGATGGCCGACAGTCCGCTGGTCGCCGACGGGCCGGTCGGGATCACCGGCTACTGCATGGGAGCCCGGCTCGCCCTGTGGACGGCGGCGGCGCATCCGGACCGGGTGGCGGCCGCGGCCGGGTTCCACGGCGGCGGGCTCGCCACCGACGATCCGACCAGCCCGCACCTGGGCGCCCCGCGCATCACCGCGGAGGTGTACTGCGGACACGCCGACAACGACCACTCGCTGCCGCCGGAGCAGATCGAGCGCTTCGAGAAGGCCCTGACCGATGCCGGGGTCCGGCACACCTGCGAGGTCTACCCGGGCGCGCAGCACGGCTACACCCAGGCCGACACCCCGTCGTACGACAGGGAGGCCGACGAGCGGCACTGGGCGGCGCTGCTCGGCCTGCTCGAGCGCACCTTCTGA
- a CDS encoding L-threonylcarbamoyladenylate synthase has product MAKYFDVHPDNPQPRSIAQIADAVRSDALIAYPTDSCYALGCRLGSKDGIDRIRSIRHLDDRHHFTLMCRDFAQLGQFVRVDNDVFRAVKASTPGSYTFILPATREVPRKLLHPKKKTVGVRIPDHVVTQALLAELGEPLLSSTLLLPDEEEPLTQGWEIKDRLDHTVDAVVDSGECGTEPTTVVDFSGGEAEIVRRGAGDTSRFE; this is encoded by the coding sequence GTGGCGAAGTACTTCGACGTGCACCCCGACAACCCGCAGCCCCGCAGCATCGCCCAGATCGCCGACGCTGTGCGCTCGGACGCGCTCATCGCATACCCGACCGACTCCTGTTACGCGCTGGGCTGCCGGCTCGGCAGCAAGGACGGCATCGACCGGATCCGCTCCATCCGCCATCTCGACGACCGGCACCACTTCACGCTGATGTGCCGGGACTTCGCGCAGCTCGGCCAGTTCGTGCGGGTGGACAACGACGTCTTCCGGGCCGTGAAGGCGTCCACACCCGGCAGCTACACCTTCATCCTGCCGGCCACCCGCGAGGTGCCGCGCAAGCTGCTGCACCCGAAGAAGAAGACCGTGGGCGTGCGCATCCCCGACCATGTGGTCACGCAGGCGCTGCTGGCGGAGCTGGGCGAGCCGCTGCTGTCCAGCACGCTGCTGCTGCCGGACGAGGAGGAGCCGCTGACGCAGGGCTGGGAGATCAAGGACCGGCTCGACCACACGGTGGACGCGGTGGTGGACTCCGGCGAGTGCGGCACCGAACCCACCACGGTCGTGGACTTCTCGGGCGGTGAGGCGGAGATCGTCCGGCGCGGCGCCGGGGACACCAGCCGCTTCGAGTGA
- a CDS encoding glycoside hydrolase family 64 protein, with amino-acid sequence MPHTLTRPALPLAAAAALVGGVLALGAPDRAGAAVPDTVPLKITNNSGRSEPVYVYDLGTQLSSGQQGWADAGGAFHAWPAGGNPPTPAPDASIAGPAPGQSTTIRIPKFSGRIYFSYGQKLDFRLTTGGLVQPAVQNPSDPNRNILFNWSEYTLNDSGLWLNSTQVDMFSAPYAVGVQRADGSVSTTGHLKSGGYTGFFNALRAQPGGWAGLIQTRSDGTVLRALSPLYGVETGALPAGVMDDYVNRVWQKYATTTLTVTPFADQPGTKYSGRVSGGVMNFTDASGSVVTSFQKPDADSVFGCHKLLDAPNDKVRGPISRTLCAGFNRSTLLTSSNQPDTTPADFYQDAVTNQYARAVHAQMADGKAYAFAFDDVADQESLVNDGNPQQAYLTLDPLS; translated from the coding sequence GTGCCGCACACACTCACACGCCCCGCACTGCCCCTGGCGGCCGCCGCGGCCCTGGTCGGCGGCGTACTCGCCCTCGGCGCCCCGGACCGCGCCGGCGCCGCCGTCCCGGACACCGTCCCACTGAAGATCACCAACAATTCGGGCCGTTCCGAGCCCGTCTACGTCTACGACCTCGGCACCCAGCTCTCCTCCGGACAGCAGGGCTGGGCCGATGCCGGCGGTGCCTTCCACGCCTGGCCGGCGGGCGGCAACCCGCCGACACCCGCACCGGACGCGTCGATAGCGGGTCCGGCCCCGGGCCAGTCCACGACGATCCGGATACCGAAGTTCTCCGGCCGGATCTACTTCTCCTACGGCCAGAAGCTGGACTTCCGGCTCACCACCGGCGGCCTCGTCCAGCCCGCCGTGCAGAACCCGTCCGACCCCAACAGGAACATCTTGTTCAACTGGTCCGAGTACACGCTGAACGACTCCGGGCTGTGGCTCAACAGCACCCAGGTGGACATGTTCTCGGCGCCGTACGCGGTCGGGGTGCAGCGGGCCGACGGCAGTGTGAGCACCACCGGGCATCTCAAGTCCGGTGGATACACGGGCTTCTTCAACGCCCTGCGCGCACAGCCGGGCGGCTGGGCCGGGCTGATCCAGACCCGCTCCGACGGCACGGTGCTGCGCGCCCTGTCCCCGTTGTACGGCGTGGAGACCGGGGCTCTGCCGGCGGGCGTGATGGACGACTACGTCAACCGCGTCTGGCAGAAGTACGCGACGACGACGCTGACCGTCACGCCGTTCGCCGACCAGCCCGGCACCAAGTATTCCGGGCGGGTCTCGGGCGGCGTCATGAACTTCACCGACGCCTCGGGATCGGTCGTCACCAGCTTCCAGAAGCCGGACGCGGACAGCGTCTTCGGCTGCCACAAGCTGCTCGACGCGCCCAACGACAAGGTCCGCGGGCCCATCTCCCGCACGCTGTGCGCCGGTTTCAACCGCTCCACGCTGCTGACCAGTTCGAACCAGCCGGACACGACGCCGGCGGACTTCTACCAGGACGCGGTGACCAACCAGTACGCCCGCGCGGTCCATGCGCAGATGGCCGACGGCAAGGCCTACGCGTTCGCCTTCGACGACGTCGCCGACCAGGAATCGCTGGTGAACGACGGCAATCCGCAGCAGGCGTACCTCACGCTGGATCCCCTGAGCTGA